In Gammaproteobacteria bacterium, one DNA window encodes the following:
- a CDS encoding FAD-binding protein, translated as MLPENLLAELQSAFPPDRFYTDPVDCYAYAYDNSRKIFPPDAVLFPLTSAEIKHAVTLCNRYQVPLIPRGRGTGTAGGSLPELGGIALSMERMANIISVDPANRVIVAESGVLNQAVQDAAKPYGFFWPPDPSSAMFSSIGGNIATGAGGPHAVKYGTTREHVLGLKAVTGAGDYITTGCYTTKGVVGYDLTRLLIGSEGTLAVITEATLKLTALPSSAAGITAHFRDLASCTAAIVKIMALPQLPSALEFLDVGSLNLIRNRYPDMLPADTQAMLMIEVDGSLNDIADAVSAILAACQSDGLIQAGQVENTALLWQARKALSPLLREIAPKKINEDVVVPVDALPLFLDGLTQLSTRYQLHNINFGHAGNGNIHVNLLINPDDANEVAQAERCLNETFDLVIKLRGTISGEHGVGSEKRAFITKEIDRATLDLMRNIKRLFDPNNILNPGKLFPPTE; from the coding sequence ATGCTGCCGGAAAACCTGCTCGCAGAATTACAGTCTGCGTTTCCACCGGATCGCTTCTATACCGATCCGGTGGATTGTTATGCTTACGCCTATGACAACAGTCGCAAGATTTTTCCTCCAGATGCCGTGTTGTTCCCACTCACCAGCGCAGAAATAAAACACGCCGTTACTCTATGTAATCGCTACCAAGTGCCGCTTATCCCGCGCGGGCGCGGCACCGGAACGGCCGGCGGCAGCTTGCCGGAGTTAGGCGGCATCGCCTTGTCGATGGAACGCATGGCAAATATTATTTCGGTCGATCCCGCTAATCGGGTAATTGTGGCCGAGTCAGGTGTATTGAATCAGGCCGTGCAAGATGCCGCCAAACCGTATGGCTTTTTCTGGCCGCCGGACCCCTCCAGCGCCATGTTCTCAAGCATAGGCGGCAATATCGCCACCGGAGCGGGTGGTCCACACGCCGTCAAATACGGTACCACCCGAGAGCATGTGCTAGGTTTGAAAGCCGTCACAGGCGCCGGCGATTACATTACCACCGGATGCTATACCACCAAAGGAGTCGTCGGCTATGATCTTACCCGACTGCTGATCGGTTCGGAAGGCACACTCGCTGTCATTACGGAAGCAACGCTGAAACTTACAGCATTACCCAGTTCCGCTGCCGGCATCACGGCACACTTTCGTGATTTAGCAAGCTGCACTGCAGCCATCGTAAAAATTATGGCATTGCCGCAATTACCCAGCGCACTTGAGTTTCTCGATGTTGGCTCATTAAATCTGATACGAAACCGCTACCCTGATATGCTTCCAGCGGATACACAGGCGATGTTGATGATCGAGGTTGACGGCTCTCTCAACGATATCGCTGATGCTGTTTCGGCAATTCTTGCGGCATGTCAATCCGATGGCCTGATTCAAGCCGGCCAAGTAGAGAACACCGCTTTATTATGGCAGGCTCGCAAAGCGCTTTCACCACTGCTGCGCGAAATTGCACCGAAGAAGATTAACGAAGATGTCGTCGTTCCTGTCGATGCATTGCCGCTATTTCTCGATGGATTGACACAACTCAGTACACGTTACCAGCTGCATAATATCAATTTTGGTCATGCCGGCAATGGCAATATTCATGTGAATCTATTGATTAATCCTGATGATGCGAATGAAGTGGCACAAGCAGAGCGTTGTCTGAATGAAACATTCGATTTGGTTATCAAACTGCGCGGAACGATTTCCGGTGAGCATGGCGTTGGCAGTGAAAAACGGGCTTTTATAACGAAGGAAATTGATCGGGCTACTTTGGATTTAATGCGGAATATCAAGCGGCTGTTTGACCCAAATAATATTCTCAATCCTGGTAAATTATTTCCTCCGACCGAATAA